Proteins encoded by one window of Procambarus clarkii isolate CNS0578487 chromosome 55, FALCON_Pclarkii_2.0, whole genome shotgun sequence:
- the LOC138352907 gene encoding vitelline membrane outer layer protein 1-like codes for MVTLALLLSLLSQVRGAPNVLDVTQTLTLENGLDRGTWGNVDLCPLGSFAFAFEIKFAELGHLDDTALTGIRLYCGDFNGSPTGTVSSSEATYGEWQGPRQCASGKYLKSMRGQVVPEQGEFGDDLGLYDAQMSCSDGQVLDGLELSARLPLKSNKQQQLRVTEDGRVVEVVHLKTGLREGRVKLVGDGVWSLWAECSGTSRICGLQTRVEPDETFTDDAGVCDLIMFCCSY; via the exons ATGGTCACTCTGGCGCTCCTGCTGTCTCTGCTCTCTCAGG TTAGAGGGGCACCGAACGTCTTGGACGTGACACAGACTCTAACGTTGGAGAACGGCTTAGACAGAGGAACGTGGGGCAATGTGGACCTCTGTCCCCTTGGATCCTTCGCCTTCGCTTTTGAAATCAAG TTCGCGGAGTTGGGCCACTTGGACGACACGGCACTGACGGGTATTAGGCTGTATTGTGGAGACTTCAACGGTAGCCCAACCGGCACCGTTTCCAGCAGCGAGGCgacctatggagagtggcaag GACCGCGGCAGTGTGCGTCAGGTAAATACCTGAAGAGCATGCGAGGCCAGGTGGTGCCAGAGCAGGGAGAATTCGGTGACGACCTCGGTCTCTACGACGCCCAGATGTCCTGCTCAGACGGTCAGGTTCTCGACGGTCTGGAGCTCTCAGCCCGCTTGCCCCTgaag AGCAATAAGCAACAGCAGCTGAGAGTGACGGAAGATGGAAGAGTGGTTGAGGTCGTTCACTTGAAGACTGGGCTAAGAG AAGGAAGAGTGAAGTTAGTGGGTGACGGAGTGTGGAGTCTCTGGGCCGAGTGCTCTGGCACCAGCAGGATCTGTGGCCTGCAGACCAGGGTGGAGCCAGACGAAACCTTCACTGACGACGCTGGAGTTTGCGACCTCATCATGTTCTGCTGTAGCTACTAG